From one Trifolium pratense cultivar HEN17-A07 linkage group LG1, ARS_RC_1.1, whole genome shotgun sequence genomic stretch:
- the LOC123902728 gene encoding eEF1A lysine and N-terminal methyltransferase: MMALDASTFETLIPSRFISFTLPNPISSHSHDSLLRVAVLDSPLTHSPPPHVAAMLVPQGRESDWIFSTKSGHLQLLFTSPQPISRFILIGNQFHHRTADDSYQEKFQVWSKPLLLALSPKSLFINGIIPDIPILIYEDNIVSSVVIHQCVSSHVGEMLVENVEIKTKNFRREFRRRLRFKRMPNLIQTEVLIVPETDYSDSSLNSVIIGDAKFMLDLRVLVHPYLAPMVASLSLISEYIEGRIQSGLRPKALCLGVGGGALLTFMAIQLGFEVIGVDSDKEVLKVAKNYFGLDDSEFLHVIVGDAVKYIKKLAYRGKHNNKSSFADSESGGFDPLQNGDEVTHKFDVVMVDLDSGDIVDGISSPPLEFVRKRVLLAAKLVLSEFGILAINVISPSQSFYDNLVNHFQKVFHELYKIAVGNGENFILIATVSPQVFSVGDCSDSFLLRLKSLIPETYINSIRKI, translated from the coding sequence ATGATGGCGCTTGATGCATCAACATTTGAAACCCTAATCCCTTCTCGCTTCATCTCCTTCACTCTACCCAATCCAATTTCTTCTCATTCTCATGATTCTCTTCTCCGAGTTGCTGTTCTTGACTCACCACTCACTCACTCACCACCACCACACGTTGCCGCCATGTTAGTCCCCCAAGGTCGTGAATCCGATTGGATCTTCTCCACCAAATCAGGTCATCTCCAACTTCTCTTCACTTCTCCACAACCAATTTCCCGCTTCATTCTCATCGGAAACCAATTCCACCACCGTACTGCCGATGATTCTTATCAAGAAAAATTTCAGGTCTGGTCAAAACCTCTTCTCTTAGCTTTATCTCCAAAATCTTTGTTTATTAACGGCATAATCCCTGATATACCTATTTTGATTTATGAAGATAATATTGTTTCTAGTGTAGTTATACATCAATGTGTTAGTTCTCATGTTGGTGAAATGTTAGTTGAAAATGTCGAAATCAAAACTAAGAATTTTCGAAGGGAGTTTCGAAGGCGGTTGAGGTTTAAGAGAATGCCTAATCTTATTCAAACAGAGGTGCTTATTGTTCCAGAGACTGATTATAGTGATTCTAGTTTGAATAGTGTTATTATTGGAGATGCAAAGTTTATGCTTGATCTTCGAGTTTTGGTTCATCCTTATTTGGCACCTATGGTGGCTAGTCTTTCATTGATAAGTGAGTATATAGAGGGACGGATTCAAAGTGGTTTACGACCGAAAGCTTTATGCCTTGGGGTTGGAGGTGGGGCTTTGTTAACTTTTATGGCAATTCAATTGGGTTTTGAGGTCATTGGTGTTGATAGTGATAAAGAGGTTTTGAAGGTTGCAAAGAATTACTTTGGATTGGATGACTCTGAATTTCTCCATGTTATTGTTGGAGACGCGGTTaaatatattaagaaacttGCTTACCGTGGAAAACATAACAATAAGAGTTCTTTTGCTGATTCTGAGTCCGGTGGTTTTGACCCCTTGCAAAATGGTGACGAGGTTACACATAAGTTTGATGTTGTTATGGTTGATTTGGATTCAGGCGATATAGTAGATGGTATCAGTTCTCCGCCTTTGGAATTTGTTAGAAAGCGTGTTCTTCTTGCTGCTAAATTAGTTCTTTCTGAATTTGGAATTCTCGCTATCAATGTCATTTCTCCAAGTCAGTCCTTCTATGACAACTTGGTAAATCATTTTCAGAAAGTTTTCCATGAGCTCTATAAGATAGCTGTGGGGAATGGTGAAAATTTCATTCTTATTGCCACAGTATCACCTCAGGTGTTTTCGGTTGGGGATTGTAGTGACTCTTTTCTTTTGCGACTGAAATCACTTATTCCAGAAACATACATCAATTCCATTAGGAAGATATGA